Proteins co-encoded in one Streptomyces sp. NBC_01571 genomic window:
- a CDS encoding IclR family transcriptional regulator — MAGPVQSIERAAAILRLLAGEPRRLGLGEVAASLGLAKGTAHGILRTLQHVDFVEQDAETGKYQLGAALLHLGTSYLDINELRSRSINWADALAARSGESVRLGTPLEGMVLVVHHVFRPDDTLQTLDVGSLLPLHASSLGKVLLAFGAVTVEPVLEAGLEAYTRHTLVTPERLTRALTEIRDLGWGAEVQEMTMGEAGIASPIRGHGGLVVGAIGLSGPVERICDGHGVPRPRLVTLLREAARAISRELGAARW; from the coding sequence ATGGCCGGCCCAGTCCAGTCGATCGAACGGGCGGCTGCGATCTTGCGTCTGCTCGCCGGTGAGCCTCGCCGACTCGGGCTGGGCGAGGTGGCGGCCTCGCTCGGGCTGGCCAAAGGCACCGCCCACGGCATCCTGCGCACACTCCAGCACGTGGACTTCGTGGAACAGGACGCGGAGACCGGGAAGTACCAGCTCGGAGCCGCCCTGCTGCACCTCGGCACCAGTTACCTCGACATCAACGAGCTGCGGTCGCGCTCCATCAACTGGGCCGACGCGCTCGCCGCGCGCAGTGGGGAATCGGTCCGCCTGGGCACGCCCCTGGAGGGCATGGTCCTCGTCGTCCACCACGTGTTCCGGCCGGACGACACGCTCCAGACCCTGGACGTGGGCTCGCTGCTGCCGCTGCACGCCTCCTCGCTCGGCAAGGTGTTGCTGGCCTTCGGGGCCGTGACCGTGGAGCCGGTACTGGAAGCCGGTCTCGAGGCGTACACCCGGCACACGCTGGTCACTCCGGAGCGGCTCACCCGGGCGCTGACCGAGATCCGGGACCTCGGCTGGGGTGCCGAGGTCCAGGAAATGACCATGGGTGAGGCCGGCATCGCCTCGCCGATCCGGGGGCACGGCGGACTGGTGGTCGGCGCGATCGGCCTGTCCGGCCCGGTCGAGAGGATCTGCGACGGTCACGGCGTTCCCCGGCCGAGGTTGGTCACCCTCCTTCGGGAAGCCGCACGGGCCATTTCCAGAGAGCTGGGGGCAGCTCGCTGGTGA
- a CDS encoding ATP-binding protein — protein MALQLNTRLRETKLREAVEYVFPLPPVAGAVSAVRRRAGTVLTDWNVSPGIFEDALLVVSELLTNAIVHALPPAELRLSWIRGNGFDTLRVEVTDAGPARAAGEDLEGIDPDEHGRGEEIVKALAARYGIRFHPGGVTRWADLVAA, from the coding sequence ATGGCGCTACAGCTCAATACGAGGCTTCGCGAGACGAAGCTTCGCGAGGCAGTCGAGTACGTCTTTCCGCTGCCGCCTGTCGCTGGGGCCGTCTCGGCCGTCCGACGACGCGCGGGCACGGTCCTCACCGACTGGAACGTGTCTCCGGGGATCTTCGAGGACGCGCTGCTGGTGGTGTCGGAACTCCTCACCAACGCGATCGTGCACGCTCTGCCCCCGGCGGAGCTGCGACTGTCCTGGATCCGGGGCAACGGATTCGACACCCTGCGGGTCGAGGTCACCGACGCGGGGCCCGCGCGCGCCGCCGGGGAGGATCTCGAAGGGATCGACCCCGACGAGCACGGCCGCGGCGAGGAGATCGTCAAGGCCCTGGCGGCCCGCTACGGCATACGGTTCCATCCCGGTGGAGTGACCCGGTGGGCCGATCTCGTCGCGGCGTGA
- a CDS encoding PP2C family protein-serine/threonine phosphatase, producing the protein MSHARDHGGAHRPLRPTRDRLAPLRAFAQRRATAQLAAGVPVLPLLFVFVIVLVDVVGGAGMIWLSLLAAAPALAATTNGPRGVFSIGLLAAVLGARLGIRDGVPAGELAALLSALSAVTLASGLASSLRGRRERVLAAVRSVAEAAQHALLTPIPETVGPFQVAVRYSAAAAEARIGGDLYALVSTPYGVRLIVGDVRGKGLPAVGTAALVLGVFREAAYDEPDLLAVVSRIERSLARNLGGDDFVTAVVAGYGQAGHLEVVNCGHAPPLLVRASGSVVPVEPNHPAPPLGLRALSGEVPSLHVLPFDDGDQLLLYTDGVTEARNHDREFYPLAEGLARHVSEEPASTLDALHDELLTYVGGRLHDDAALLLLRKPSASRAPGAEPAAAVPGAPEPAASASAASGAIAFDPAGSGRPVSGRAASDLVVSRPTGVGSDHF; encoded by the coding sequence ATGAGTCATGCCCGAGACCATGGTGGCGCCCACAGGCCGTTGCGGCCGACCAGGGATCGACTAGCGCCCCTCAGGGCATTCGCCCAACGGCGCGCCACCGCCCAGCTCGCCGCCGGAGTACCCGTACTGCCCCTGCTGTTCGTCTTCGTCATCGTGCTCGTCGACGTCGTCGGCGGAGCCGGCATGATCTGGCTGTCACTGCTCGCGGCCGCCCCCGCGCTGGCCGCCACGACCAACGGGCCGCGCGGAGTGTTCTCCATCGGTCTCCTCGCCGCCGTACTGGGCGCGAGGCTCGGCATCAGGGACGGCGTACCCGCCGGAGAACTGGCGGCCCTGCTGTCCGCGCTGTCGGCCGTCACCCTGGCGAGCGGCCTGGCCAGCTCACTGCGCGGACGCCGGGAACGGGTGCTCGCCGCAGTTCGCTCGGTCGCTGAGGCCGCCCAGCACGCCCTGCTCACGCCGATACCGGAGACCGTCGGCCCCTTTCAGGTGGCCGTCCGCTACAGCGCCGCCGCGGCGGAGGCCCGGATCGGCGGAGATCTCTACGCCCTGGTGTCCACCCCGTACGGCGTCAGACTGATCGTCGGCGACGTGCGCGGCAAGGGACTGCCGGCCGTGGGGACCGCCGCGCTCGTGCTCGGGGTCTTCCGCGAGGCCGCCTACGACGAGCCCGATCTGCTCGCCGTCGTCAGCAGGATCGAGCGGAGCCTGGCCCGCAATCTCGGCGGGGACGACTTCGTCACGGCCGTGGTCGCCGGATACGGGCAGGCGGGACATCTGGAGGTCGTCAACTGCGGGCACGCTCCTCCGCTGCTGGTACGCGCGTCCGGGAGCGTCGTGCCGGTCGAGCCCAACCACCCGGCCCCGCCCCTGGGACTGCGCGCCCTCTCGGGCGAGGTCCCCAGCCTCCACGTGCTGCCCTTCGACGACGGGGACCAGCTGCTGCTCTACACCGACGGGGTCACCGAGGCCCGCAACCACGATCGCGAGTTCTATCCGCTGGCCGAGGGACTGGCGCGCCATGTGTCCGAAGAGCCGGCGAGCACCCTCGACGCGCTCCACGACGAACTGCTGACGTACGTGGGGGGCCGACTGCACGACGACGCCGCGCTGCTCCTGCTGCGCAAGCCGTCCGCTTCCCGAGCGCCCGGTGCCGAACCGGCAGCCGCTGTTCCGGGCGCGCCGGAACCGGCCGCCTCTGCTTCGGCCGCGTCCGGTGCGATCGCATTCGATCCGGCCGGGTCAGGTCGGCCGGTGTCGGGTCGGGCCGCTTCAGATCTGGTGGTCTCTCGTCCCACGGGTGTGGGCTCCGACCACTTCTGA
- a CDS encoding IclR family transcriptional regulator — MGAHDGPTLIASVQRAFRLLEAVSAHENGAPAKQLARETGLPLATAYHLLRTLVHDGYIRKLDDGGFILGDKLQALHSTARGQTLLSRIRPTLAALRDELATPAYLTFYEEGEIRVAEIVDGPRAPRVDLWVGFEDAGHATALGKSVLRELDDDARNDYLSRHGLADLTPRTVTSSSELLRRLDSSPVAPAVTDLEEYALGTVCVAVPVYCGDTLGSLGVSLPAERVSRLEDVVTRLIPIANRVTRSLSLTI; from the coding sequence ATGGGTGCTCACGACGGCCCCACGCTCATCGCGTCCGTGCAGCGGGCCTTCCGACTGCTGGAGGCCGTGAGCGCGCACGAGAACGGCGCTCCCGCGAAGCAGTTGGCGCGCGAGACCGGGCTGCCGCTGGCCACCGCGTACCACCTGCTGCGGACGCTGGTGCACGACGGATACATACGGAAGCTGGACGACGGCGGCTTCATCCTCGGGGACAAACTGCAGGCGCTGCACAGCACCGCCCGTGGCCAGACACTGCTGAGCCGGATCCGTCCCACGCTCGCCGCACTGCGGGACGAGCTCGCGACCCCCGCCTACCTCACCTTCTACGAGGAGGGCGAGATCCGGGTCGCGGAGATCGTCGACGGCCCCCGGGCACCCCGGGTCGACCTCTGGGTGGGATTCGAGGACGCCGGCCACGCCACCGCCCTGGGCAAGTCCGTACTGCGGGAACTGGACGACGACGCCCGCAACGACTACCTCTCCCGGCACGGCCTCGCCGACCTCACACCGCGGACCGTGACCAGTTCCTCGGAGCTGCTCAGGCGGCTCGACTCCTCACCGGTGGCTCCGGCCGTCACCGACCTGGAGGAGTACGCCCTCGGCACCGTCTGCGTCGCCGTGCCGGTCTACTGCGGGGACACCCTGGGCTCGCTCGGCGTCTCGCTGCCGGCGGAGCGGGTCTCCCGGCTCGAGGATGTCGTGACACGGCTCATCCCGATCGCAAACCGCGTCACCAGAAGTCTCTCTCTCACTATCTGA
- a CDS encoding Fur family transcriptional regulator — translation MSDLLERLRARGWRMTSQRRVVAEVLDGDHVHFTADEVHARAAQRLPEISRATVYNTLGEMVSLGEVIEVATDGRAKRYDPNAHHAHQHLVCSNCGTIRDVHPTGDPLADLPAVERFGFQVSEVEVTYRGLCPSCA, via the coding sequence ATGAGTGACCTGCTGGAGCGACTGCGAGCACGTGGCTGGCGGATGACCTCCCAGCGACGTGTCGTCGCGGAGGTCCTCGACGGCGATCACGTCCACTTCACCGCCGACGAGGTGCACGCCCGCGCCGCGCAGCGACTGCCCGAGATCTCCCGGGCCACCGTGTACAACACCCTGGGTGAGATGGTCTCCCTCGGTGAGGTCATAGAGGTCGCGACGGACGGCCGCGCCAAGCGCTACGACCCCAACGCCCACCACGCCCACCAGCACCTGGTGTGCTCCAACTGCGGCACCATCCGGGACGTCCACCCGACCGGCGACCCGCTGGCCGACCTCCCCGCGGTGGAACGTTTCGGCTTCCAGGTGTCCGAGGTCGAGGTCACGTACCGCGGGCTGTGCCCCTCCTGCGCCTGA
- the katG gene encoding catalase/peroxidase HPI gives MSENHDAIVVDAKTEGGGGCPVAHDRATHPTQGGGNRQWWPDRLNLKILAKNPAVANPLGEEFDYAEAFKGLDLAAVKRDIAEVLTDSQDWWPADFGNYGPFMIRMAWHSAGTYRISDGRGGAGAGQQRFAPLNSWPDNGNLDKARRLLWPVKKKYGQSISWADLMILTGNVALETMGFKTFGFAGGRADVWEPDEDVYWGPETTWLGDERYTGDRELENPLGAVQMGLIYVNPEGPNGNPDPLAAARDIRETFRRMAMNDEETVALIAGGHTFGKTHGAGPADSVGADPEAAPLEEQGLGWKNSFGTGKGGDAITSGLEGIWTNTPVTWDNSFFEILFGYEWELFKSPAGANQWRPKDGAGATTVPDAHDPSKTHAPTMLTTDLSLRVDPAYEQISRRFLENPDAFADAFARAWFKLTHRDMGPVVRYLGPEVPAEELLWQDPLPAVTHELVDSADIAALKSQVLASDLSVAQLVSAAWASASSFRGSDKRGGANGGRIRLQPQSGWEVNDPDQLATVLRTLEGIQSAFNSAQTGGKRVSIADLIVLAGGAAVEQAAKDAGFDVEVPFTPGRADASQEQTDVEAFAPLEPAADGFRNYLGKGNRLPAEYLLIDRANLLTLSAPEMTVLVGGLRVLGANYQQSSLGALTTTPGALTNDFFTNLLDLGTTWKAVSEDANTFEGRDAATGEVKWTGSRADLVFGSNSELRALAEVYASDDAKEKFVNDFVAAWSKVMDLDRFDLV, from the coding sequence ATGTCTGAGAACCATGATGCAATCGTCGTAGACGCGAAGACGGAGGGCGGAGGTGGCTGCCCCGTCGCGCACGATCGGGCCACGCACCCGACGCAGGGCGGCGGAAACCGCCAGTGGTGGCCCGATCGCCTCAACCTGAAGATCCTCGCCAAGAACCCGGCCGTCGCCAACCCCCTCGGCGAGGAGTTCGACTACGCCGAGGCGTTCAAGGGCCTCGACCTCGCCGCCGTGAAGCGGGACATCGCGGAGGTGCTGACGGACTCGCAGGACTGGTGGCCGGCCGACTTCGGCAACTACGGCCCGTTCATGATCCGCATGGCGTGGCACAGTGCGGGCACCTACCGCATCAGCGACGGCCGCGGCGGCGCCGGTGCCGGGCAGCAGCGCTTCGCGCCGCTCAACAGCTGGCCGGACAACGGCAACCTCGACAAGGCCCGCCGACTGCTGTGGCCCGTCAAGAAGAAGTACGGGCAGAGCATCTCCTGGGCCGACCTCATGATCCTCACCGGCAACGTCGCCCTGGAGACGATGGGCTTCAAGACGTTCGGTTTCGCCGGCGGTCGCGCGGATGTGTGGGAGCCCGACGAGGACGTCTACTGGGGTCCCGAGACCACCTGGCTGGGCGACGAGCGCTACACCGGTGACCGAGAGCTGGAGAACCCCCTCGGCGCGGTCCAGATGGGCCTCATCTACGTCAACCCCGAGGGCCCGAACGGCAACCCGGACCCGCTCGCCGCGGCCCGCGACATCCGCGAGACGTTCCGCCGGATGGCCATGAACGACGAGGAGACCGTCGCGCTGATCGCGGGCGGCCACACCTTCGGCAAGACCCACGGCGCGGGCCCGGCGGACAGCGTCGGCGCCGACCCCGAAGCCGCCCCGCTCGAGGAGCAGGGCCTCGGCTGGAAGAACTCCTTCGGCACCGGCAAGGGTGGCGACGCGATCACCAGCGGTCTTGAGGGCATCTGGACGAACACCCCCGTCACCTGGGACAACAGCTTCTTCGAGATCCTCTTCGGCTACGAGTGGGAGCTGTTCAAGAGCCCCGCGGGCGCGAACCAGTGGCGGCCGAAGGACGGTGCGGGCGCGACCACCGTCCCCGACGCCCACGACCCGTCGAAGACCCACGCCCCGACGATGCTGACGACCGACCTGTCGCTCCGCGTCGACCCTGCCTACGAGCAGATCTCGCGGCGCTTCCTCGAGAACCCCGACGCGTTCGCCGACGCCTTCGCCCGCGCGTGGTTCAAGCTCACCCACCGCGACATGGGCCCGGTCGTGCGCTACCTCGGCCCGGAGGTCCCGGCCGAGGAGCTGCTCTGGCAGGACCCGCTGCCCGCCGTCACGCACGAGCTCGTCGACTCCGCGGACATCGCCGCTCTCAAGAGCCAGGTCCTCGCCTCGGACCTGTCGGTGGCACAGCTCGTGTCCGCCGCCTGGGCCTCGGCGTCGTCCTTCCGCGGCAGCGACAAGCGCGGCGGCGCCAACGGCGGACGCATCCGCCTCCAGCCGCAGAGCGGCTGGGAGGTCAACGACCCCGACCAGCTGGCGACGGTGCTGCGCACCCTCGAGGGAATCCAGAGCGCCTTCAACTCCGCCCAGACCGGCGGCAAGCGGGTCTCGATCGCCGACCTGATCGTGCTGGCCGGCGGTGCCGCCGTCGAGCAGGCCGCCAAGGACGCCGGCTTCGATGTCGAGGTCCCGTTCACGCCGGGCCGTGCGGACGCCTCGCAGGAGCAGACGGACGTGGAAGCGTTCGCTCCGCTCGAGCCGGCCGCCGACGGCTTCCGCAACTACCTGGGCAAGGGCAACCGGCTCCCGGCCGAGTACCTGCTGATCGACCGGGCGAACCTGCTGACCCTGAGCGCTCCCGAGATGACGGTCCTCGTCGGTGGTCTCCGCGTGCTCGGCGCGAACTACCAGCAGTCGTCGCTCGGCGCCCTCACCACGACCCCCGGGGCGCTGACCAACGACTTCTTCACCAACCTGCTCGACCTGGGGACGACGTGGAAGGCGGTCTCCGAGGACGCGAACACGTTCGAGGGCCGCGACGCGGCCACGGGCGAGGTCAAGTGGACCGGCAGCCGCGCCGACCTCGTCTTCGGGTCGAACTCGGAGCTGCGCGCGCTCGCGGAGGTCTACGCGAGCGATGACGCGAAGGAGAAGTTCGTGAACGACTTCGTCGCGGCGTGGAGCAAGGTGATGGACCTCGACCGCTTCGATCTGGTCTGA
- a CDS encoding helix-turn-helix domain-containing protein — MSRATEDTNRRMLRARDAMDRAYAQPLDVAALARIAHVSQAHFTRTFRTTFGETPHRYLQRRRVERAMFLLRETDRSVTDICFAVGFGSPGTFSRTFHDIVGRSPRTYRREATPANVPTCFTMAWMRPTG, encoded by the coding sequence GTGAGCCGGGCCACCGAAGACACCAACCGCCGCATGCTGCGGGCACGGGACGCGATGGACCGCGCGTACGCGCAGCCGCTGGACGTCGCGGCCCTGGCCCGGATCGCCCACGTGTCCCAGGCCCACTTCACCCGCACCTTCCGGACCACGTTCGGCGAGACACCGCACCGCTACCTGCAGCGACGCCGGGTCGAGCGGGCGATGTTCCTGCTGCGGGAGACCGACCGCAGCGTGACGGACATCTGCTTCGCGGTCGGCTTCGGCAGCCCCGGAACGTTCAGCCGCACGTTCCACGACATCGTCGGCCGGTCACCGAGGACGTACCGCAGGGAAGCGACCCCCGCGAACGTGCCGACGTGCTTCACCATGGCGTGGATGCGGCCCACCGGCTGA
- a CDS encoding VOC family protein yields the protein MFNAITHSQIYVLDQDEALDFYVGKLGLEVNSDVDFGFMRWLTVNVPGHPERQILLEKPGPPALSEETAQQVRELVTKGATGGSLIFSTDDCRKTYETLLGRGVEFTEEPTERPYGIDCGLRDPFGNNIRFTQPA from the coding sequence ATGTTCAACGCCATCACGCACTCACAGATCTACGTCCTCGACCAGGACGAGGCCCTCGACTTCTACGTGGGCAAGCTCGGCCTCGAGGTCAACTCCGATGTCGACTTCGGCTTCATGCGCTGGTTGACCGTCAACGTCCCGGGACACCCCGAGCGGCAGATCCTGCTGGAGAAGCCGGGCCCCCCGGCCCTCTCCGAGGAGACGGCGCAGCAGGTCCGGGAGCTGGTGACCAAGGGCGCGACCGGCGGCTCGCTCATCTTCAGCACGGACGACTGCCGCAAGACGTACGAGACACTGCTCGGCCGGGGCGTCGAGTTCACCGAGGAGCCCACCGAGCGTCCGTACGGCATCGACTGCGGCCTCCGCGACCCCTTCGGCAACAACATCCGTTTCACCCAGCCGGCCTAG
- a CDS encoding acyltransferase, whose translation MTSATGTTWAPAPTATTTESAPTARPPSLPSLTGLRWVAAVLVFGLHVHNFGYFGGTGGRIVAWGFGAGANGVSFFFVLSGFVLMWSARPRDRAVAFWRRRVARIYPVHLVTAAIALLMGFTLSGQMRPTLNSALANVLLTHSWWRPWWQTLDPVSWSLACEAFFYAVFPLLALGLRRLEARAVTVVAGLSVLAVLALAWSDAHHWLSQPVYSFPAARLPEFVLGAAVARLVFLGRWRGPGMEASLALTIIGYFLVPQVTPGYSATTCTIIGFALLIPAAAVADLRGRPSLWRHRRLVRLGELSFAFYMIHLLVLRAGINLLGKSPHFGVAAGLTATAVAFTVALGLAWLLYEGVENPARELLLRRRGGKSKPPVTEQDRGVVREG comes from the coding sequence ATGACATCGGCGACCGGGACGACCTGGGCGCCGGCCCCGACAGCGACCACGACCGAGTCCGCCCCCACGGCTCGACCGCCCTCGCTGCCCTCGCTCACCGGACTGCGCTGGGTGGCGGCGGTGCTGGTCTTCGGGCTGCACGTGCACAACTTCGGCTACTTCGGGGGCACCGGCGGCCGCATCGTGGCGTGGGGATTCGGGGCGGGCGCCAACGGCGTCTCGTTCTTCTTCGTCCTCTCCGGCTTCGTGCTGATGTGGTCGGCACGGCCGCGCGACCGCGCCGTGGCCTTCTGGCGGCGGCGCGTCGCCCGGATCTACCCGGTCCACCTCGTCACCGCCGCGATCGCGCTGCTCATGGGATTCACCCTGTCCGGCCAGATGAGGCCGACCCTGAACTCGGCGCTGGCGAATGTGCTGCTGACGCACTCCTGGTGGCGCCCGTGGTGGCAGACACTCGACCCCGTCAGCTGGTCGCTCGCCTGCGAGGCCTTCTTCTACGCGGTCTTCCCGCTGCTGGCGCTGGGACTGCGCCGGCTCGAGGCGCGAGCAGTGACCGTCGTCGCCGGGCTGTCGGTGCTGGCGGTGCTGGCCCTGGCCTGGTCGGACGCGCACCACTGGCTGAGCCAGCCGGTGTACTCCTTTCCCGCGGCCCGCCTCCCCGAATTCGTCCTCGGTGCCGCCGTCGCCCGTCTGGTGTTCCTGGGACGCTGGCGCGGGCCCGGCATGGAGGCCTCACTCGCCCTGACGATCATCGGCTACTTCCTCGTTCCCCAGGTCACCCCCGGGTACTCGGCCACCACCTGCACCATCATCGGCTTCGCGCTGCTGATCCCGGCGGCGGCCGTCGCCGACCTGCGGGGGCGGCCCTCACTGTGGCGGCACCGACGGCTGGTGCGGCTCGGTGAACTCTCCTTCGCCTTCTACATGATTCATCTGCTCGTCCTGCGGGCCGGTATCAACCTGCTCGGGAAGTCCCCGCACTTCGGTGTGGCGGCCGGACTGACCGCCACCGCCGTGGCGTTCACCGTGGCACTGGGGCTGGCCTGGCTCCTGTACGAGGGAGTGGAGAACCCTGCCCGGGAACTGCTGCTGCGCCGCCGGGGCGGAAAGTCGAAGCCGCCCGTGACCGAGCAGGACAGAGGCGTCGTCCGAGAGGGATAG
- a CDS encoding SRPBCC family protein — protein MAGQFEATAEINRPVEEVFAFLAEGTNDPKFSPRVQEIKKTPEGPTAVGTVFTSTVKDAGMKTGRQFRITEFDPPRRIRWTEISKNVVTADQGGYDLESTGAGTTHVRIFNVLEGHGIGKLLVGLALSAARKDADAFGRRIKAAVEAS, from the coding sequence GTGGCCGGTCAGTTCGAGGCGACAGCCGAGATCAACCGCCCCGTCGAGGAGGTCTTCGCCTTCCTGGCCGAGGGCACGAACGACCCGAAGTTCAGCCCCAGGGTGCAGGAGATCAAGAAGACGCCGGAGGGCCCGACGGCAGTGGGCACGGTCTTCACGAGCACGGTCAAGGACGCGGGCATGAAGACGGGCCGGCAGTTCCGGATCACCGAGTTCGACCCGCCTCGGCGGATCCGGTGGACGGAGATCTCGAAGAACGTCGTGACGGCCGACCAGGGTGGCTACGACCTGGAGTCCACCGGCGCGGGCACGACCCACGTCAGGATCTTCAACGTCCTCGAGGGCCACGGCATCGGGAAGCTTCTGGTGGGCCTCGCGCTGAGTGCGGCGCGCAAGGACGCGGACGCGTTCGGCCGGCGGATCAAGGCTGCGGTGGAGGCGTCCTGA
- the gcvH gene encoding glycine cleavage system protein GcvH has product MSNVPNELKYTRDHEWVRVTGEGVVRVGITDHAQKELGDIVFAELPTLGNGFSAGEPFGTLESVKAVTEVYAPVSGEVTALNDELGDSPERVNEEPYGDGWLIEIKFTDKSELDRLLSDDGYESYISEGSE; this is encoded by the coding sequence ATGTCGAACGTCCCGAACGAGCTGAAGTACACCAGGGACCACGAATGGGTGCGGGTGACGGGTGAGGGCGTGGTGCGTGTCGGCATCACCGACCACGCCCAGAAGGAACTCGGGGACATCGTCTTCGCGGAGCTGCCCACCCTGGGGAACGGCTTCTCCGCGGGCGAGCCGTTCGGCACCCTCGAGTCGGTCAAGGCGGTGACCGAGGTCTACGCACCGGTTTCGGGAGAGGTGACCGCCCTCAACGATGAGCTCGGCGACAGCCCCGAGAGGGTCAACGAGGAGCCCTACGGCGACGGCTGGCTGATCGAGATCAAGTTCACCGACAAGAGTGAACTCGACCGTCTGCTCAGCGACGACGGGTACGAGAGCTACATCAGCGAAGGCAGCGAGTAG
- a CDS encoding amidohydrolase family protein has protein sequence MTPTRIDVHAHLWTAGYLDRLERLGKSDTGTQRGIGADAKEADLEARFALMDRAGIDFQVLSTAPQSPHLPGESDAVAPAEAANDSYAELVARFPERFRAFAALPLPHVDAALRELARALDDLGAVGVGVTTTVLGRTLADPLFHPLYEELDRRGAVLYVHPAGEGAASPLITEHDLTWMVGAPVEDTVAIMHLILAGLPARYPRMRVLASHLGGAMPLLPRRLDNHLAFESPGTPEPPSVAARRLWYDTVSHAHPPALVAAVASFGADRIVLGTDFPYEDGEVFVRAVDHIADSGLSPEEVTMILDTNAADLLGLSAP, from the coding sequence GTGACCCCAACGCGTATCGACGTGCACGCCCACCTGTGGACCGCGGGGTACCTCGACCGTCTCGAACGGCTGGGGAAGTCCGACACGGGTACTCAGCGCGGGATCGGCGCCGACGCGAAGGAGGCCGATCTGGAGGCCCGCTTCGCGCTGATGGACCGGGCGGGCATCGACTTCCAGGTGCTGTCCACGGCCCCGCAGTCCCCGCACCTGCCCGGGGAGTCGGACGCCGTGGCGCCGGCCGAGGCGGCGAACGACTCGTACGCGGAGCTGGTGGCCCGGTTCCCCGAACGCTTCCGGGCCTTCGCCGCGTTGCCCCTCCCCCATGTCGACGCGGCTCTGCGCGAGCTCGCCCGCGCCCTCGACGACCTGGGGGCGGTCGGTGTCGGCGTGACCACGACCGTGCTCGGCCGCACACTCGCCGATCCCCTCTTCCACCCTCTCTACGAGGAGCTGGACCGGCGCGGTGCCGTGCTGTACGTCCACCCGGCCGGAGAGGGCGCCGCCAGCCCGCTGATCACCGAGCACGACCTGACATGGATGGTCGGGGCGCCGGTCGAGGACACGGTGGCGATCATGCACCTGATCCTGGCGGGACTCCCCGCGCGCTATCCGCGGATGCGCGTCCTGGCGTCGCACCTGGGCGGAGCGATGCCGCTGCTGCCCCGCCGGCTGGACAACCATCTGGCCTTCGAGTCCCCCGGCACGCCCGAACCGCCCTCGGTGGCCGCCCGGCGCCTCTGGTACGACACGGTCAGCCATGCGCACCCGCCCGCACTGGTCGCCGCGGTGGCTTCCTTCGGGGCGGACCGCATCGTGCTCGGTACGGACTTCCCGTACGAGGACGGGGAGGTGTTCGTGCGGGCCGTGGACCACATCGCCGACTCGGGGCTGAGCCCGGAGGAGGTCACGATGATCCTCGACACCAACGCGGCGGACCTGCTCGGCCTGTCCGCGCCGTGA